In Pedobacter sp. SL55, the following proteins share a genomic window:
- a CDS encoding pyridoxal-phosphate dependent enzyme, translated as MWYNNILETIGNTPLVKLNNIVKDIPATVLAKIETTNPGNSIKDRMALKMIEDAEQSGKLKPGGTIIEGTSGNTGMGLAMAAIIKGYKCIFTTTDKQSKEKVDALRAFGAEVIVCPTNVEPEDPRSYYSVSSRLEREVPNSWKPNQYDNLANSQAHYEQTGPEIWEQTEGKITHLVVGVGTGGTISGTGKYLKEKNPNIKIWGIDTYGSVFKKYKETGIFDKNEIYPYITEGIGEDFLPANVNFDVIDLFEKVTDKEAALMTREVCRQEGIFVGNSAGSAVAGLLQLKDQLKPEDVVVIIFHDHGSRYMGKMYNEDWLRERGFLKDEKLTARTILAKKDTGEIVTIDCEKTVSEAFNTMSTLNISQIPVTQKGMLVGKLEESDILAALLENPSVKSAKVEDIMGATFPFVDLNTSIDRLSSLINKDNSAVLVELEDGKFDIITQYDIINAIKG; from the coding sequence ATGTGGTATAACAATATATTAGAAACCATTGGTAACACGCCTTTGGTAAAACTGAATAACATCGTAAAAGATATTCCGGCTACCGTTTTGGCGAAAATAGAAACTACCAACCCAGGTAATTCTATTAAAGACCGTATGGCTTTAAAAATGATTGAAGATGCAGAACAAAGTGGCAAACTTAAACCAGGCGGTACCATTATCGAAGGTACATCGGGCAATACGGGTATGGGCTTGGCCATGGCAGCCATTATTAAAGGATACAAATGTATTTTTACCACTACAGACAAACAATCTAAGGAAAAAGTAGATGCTTTGCGTGCTTTTGGAGCCGAAGTAATTGTTTGCCCAACCAACGTAGAGCCAGAAGATCCGCGTTCTTATTATTCGGTATCTTCTCGTTTAGAACGTGAAGTGCCAAATTCTTGGAAACCTAATCAATATGATAATTTAGCCAACTCACAAGCGCATTATGAGCAAACTGGACCTGAAATTTGGGAACAAACCGAAGGCAAGATTACGCATTTAGTAGTTGGGGTAGGTACGGGAGGTACCATTTCTGGTACCGGTAAATATTTGAAAGAGAAAAACCCTAACATCAAAATTTGGGGCATAGATACCTACGGTTCGGTATTTAAAAAATATAAAGAAACCGGTATTTTCGATAAAAACGAGATTTATCCTTACATCACAGAAGGCATTGGAGAAGATTTTTTACCAGCAAATGTAAATTTCGACGTCATCGACTTATTCGAAAAAGTAACAGATAAGGAAGCGGCATTAATGACCAGAGAAGTTTGTCGCCAAGAAGGAATTTTCGTTGGCAATTCCGCAGGATCAGCAGTTGCGGGTTTATTGCAGTTGAAAGATCAATTAAAACCCGAAGATGTAGTAGTTATTATCTTCCATGACCACGGTAGCCGTTACATGGGTAAAATGTATAATGAAGACTGGCTGCGTGAACGTGGTTTCTTAAAAGACGAAAAGCTAACAGCTCGTACTATTCTTGCTAAAAAAGATACGGGAGAAATTGTAACTATAGATTGTGAGAAAACAGTTTCTGAAGCCTTTAATACCATGAGCACGTTAAACATTTCTCAAATTCCGGTAACGCAAAAAGGAATGCTAGTGGGTAAATTAGAAGAAAGTGACATCCTAGCTGCCTTGTTAGAAAACCCAAGCGTAAAATCTGCTAAAGTAGAAGATATTATGGGAGCAACTTTCCCATTTGTAGATTTGAATACTTCTATAGATCGCTTATCATCCCTAATTAATAAAGATAACAGTGCGGTTTTAGTAGAGTTAGAAGATGGCAAGTTTGATATCATTACGCAGTACGATATCATCAATGCGATAAAAGGATAG
- a CDS encoding M56 family metallopeptidase, whose product MNWLHYLLEANLYLVVFYGMYKLLLQHSTFYNSNRYFLLLSVVAAFAIPLIQLAFLKPTVVLEIEEIPYEIPLATIEIATVAKSPALTAQDYIFYGYLALALFLSLKFIISISKIIKIYISSNKRKLSSYTLVELTTQHTAFSFFNILFIHPEMAKNSAVLRHEMIHIKQKHSWDILLLELLKICCWFNPIVYLMKKDITLLHEYIADEKTTAANISKHEYAMFLIENSMAAYSSSLVNQLFNQSILKSRINMLNKEKTANWARLKYLLAVPLGVGLLCVSTLSFSKSYGFLEIGTQKQVQQTTPKNKQEKPVYYPEHRYDEKNNFISLEKRAIIVNGKLVADKNKYYGVAEADEITYLNKH is encoded by the coding sequence ATGAACTGGCTCCATTATCTTTTAGAAGCTAACCTCTATTTGGTTGTTTTCTACGGCATGTACAAGCTGTTGTTGCAGCATAGCACTTTTTACAACAGTAATCGATATTTTTTATTATTGAGTGTTGTGGCTGCTTTTGCTATTCCATTAATACAGTTGGCTTTTTTGAAACCAACGGTAGTGCTAGAAATTGAAGAAATACCTTACGAAATTCCGCTAGCAACTATAGAAATTGCCACGGTTGCGAAATCTCCTGCCTTAACTGCTCAAGATTACATTTTTTATGGGTATTTAGCTTTGGCATTATTTTTAAGCTTGAAATTCATCATCTCGATTTCGAAAATCATTAAGATTTATATAAGCAGCAACAAAAGAAAACTAAGTAGTTATACTTTAGTAGAATTAACTACCCAACATACCGCGTTTTCGTTCTTTAACATCTTATTTATTCATCCAGAAATGGCGAAGAACAGTGCAGTGCTAAGGCACGAAATGATCCATATCAAACAAAAACATAGTTGGGATATTCTCTTGCTAGAACTCTTAAAAATCTGCTGTTGGTTTAATCCGATAGTGTATTTGATGAAAAAAGATATCACACTTTTGCACGAATACATTGCCGACGAGAAAACTACTGCTGCAAATATCTCTAAACATGAATATGCGATGTTTTTAATTGAGAACTCAATGGCCGCTTATTCATCTTCACTTGTCAATCAATTGTTCAATCAATCCATATTAAAAAGTAGAATTAACATGTTAAACAAAGAAAAAACGGCAAATTGGGCAAGGCTCAAATATTTGCTGGCAGTTCCGCTTGGCGTAGGTTTACTCTGTGTATCAACACTAAGTTTTAGCAAAAGCTATGGTTTCTTAGAAATTGGCACACAAAAACAAGTGCAGCAAACCACCCCCAAAAACAAGCAAGAAAAACCCGTATATTATCCCGAACATAGGTACGACGAAAAAAACAACTTCATTTCGTTAGAAAAGCGGGCAATTATTGTTAATGGAAAACTAGTAGCCGATAAAAATAAATATTACGGCGTTGCCGAAGCTGACGAAATTACCTATCTCAACAAGCATTGA
- the dprA gene encoding DNA-processing protein DprA has translation MKHQIALTLINGVGALISKKLLQHFGSAEAVFSATHKQLLNIDGIGKKTAEAIVNTNALELAAQELAFIEKHQIQVLFYNDESYPKRLKSCYDAPLLLYYKGNVDLNKTRIVSIVGTRNATAYGKMLCKQLIEILKPYDVLISSGLAHGVDAAAHKESVLANVPTVGVLGHGLDRIYPAAHRELAAKMLKNGGLLTEFLPGTNPDRENFPKRNRIIAGMADVTIVVEASIKGGALITAEIANSYNRDVYAFPGRVNDEFSEGCNFLIKTNRAGLINHPQDLIYYLGWDEETSTKKAPVQVQLPLDLNKDERTVCEALLGSALAVDDLFVTTNIPQSKLAIILLTLEMRGTIIVLPGKLYKLA, from the coding sequence ATGAAACATCAAATAGCGCTTACGTTAATTAACGGAGTAGGTGCACTTATCTCCAAAAAACTGCTACAGCATTTTGGTAGTGCCGAAGCCGTATTTTCTGCTACCCATAAACAATTGTTAAACATTGACGGAATAGGCAAGAAAACTGCCGAAGCCATTGTAAATACTAACGCATTAGAGTTGGCAGCGCAAGAGTTGGCTTTTATAGAAAAGCATCAAATACAGGTGTTGTTTTATAATGATGAAAGCTATCCTAAGCGATTGAAGAGCTGCTATGATGCACCTCTGCTGCTTTACTATAAGGGAAATGTAGATTTGAACAAGACCAGAATTGTGAGTATTGTTGGTACTCGTAATGCAACAGCTTATGGTAAAATGCTTTGTAAACAACTCATAGAAATACTCAAACCTTACGATGTGCTAATCAGTAGCGGACTTGCCCATGGCGTTGATGCCGCGGCACATAAGGAGAGCGTCTTAGCAAATGTGCCTACGGTTGGTGTTTTGGGCCATGGTCTAGATCGAATATATCCAGCCGCTCATCGAGAATTAGCGGCGAAGATGCTTAAAAATGGTGGGTTGCTTACCGAATTTCTGCCAGGCACTAATCCAGATCGCGAAAATTTCCCCAAACGAAACAGAATTATAGCTGGCATGGCCGATGTGACAATAGTGGTTGAAGCGTCGATCAAAGGAGGTGCGCTCATTACCGCCGAAATTGCCAATTCATACAATAGAGATGTCTACGCTTTTCCGGGAAGAGTAAATGACGAGTTTTCTGAGGGATGTAATTTCCTTATCAAAACCAATAGGGCAGGTTTAATTAATCATCCGCAAGATTTGATCTATTATTTAGGTTGGGATGAAGAAACTTCAACAAAAAAAGCTCCGGTGCAGGTGCAGTTACCTTTAGATTTAAATAAAGACGAAAGAACGGTTTGCGAAGCACTGTTAGGATCTGCTTTGGCTGTAGATGACCTTTTTGTAACCACCAATATTCCGCAAAGTAAATTGGCCATTATTCTTTTAACACTCGAAATGAGAGGAACTATTATCGTTTTGCCAGGTAAATTATACAAGTTGGCTTAG
- a CDS encoding toxin-antitoxin system YwqK family antitoxin gives MMLKYKLLIFLSFLATINVFAQAKPIYFNGNRITTDKDRATSYGVYGKLSTQDLWVLKRYDLDDNLMFTGAYKDEQLTKPHGKFIFYCSIFDYNYQNFANFKNESTDRYITQQGEFVDGLEQGKWTDHFPDGKIMGYRNYKDGKLEGEIAFFNYKGRRMLLGHYKDGLRTGIWYDLKRKLKEVFEDDKLISSTKLKKSEIREVE, from the coding sequence ATGATGCTGAAATATAAGTTATTGATCTTTTTATCGTTTTTAGCCACCATAAATGTATTTGCGCAAGCAAAGCCAATTTATTTCAATGGTAATCGAATTACTACTGATAAAGATAGGGCAACATCTTATGGTGTATATGGCAAATTAAGTACCCAAGATTTGTGGGTGTTAAAACGCTACGATTTAGATGATAACCTAATGTTTACGGGCGCCTATAAAGACGAGCAACTGACCAAGCCACATGGTAAGTTTATTTTTTACTGCAGTATTTTCGATTACAATTACCAGAACTTCGCCAATTTTAAAAATGAAAGCACCGATAGGTATATTACCCAACAGGGCGAGTTTGTAGATGGTTTAGAGCAAGGTAAATGGACTGATCATTTTCCAGACGGCAAGATTATGGGCTACCGCAATTATAAAGATGGAAAGCTAGAAGGAGAAATTGCTTTTTTTAACTACAAAGGTAGAAGAATGCTGCTTGGCCACTATAAAGATGGTTTACGGACTGGCATTTGGTACGACTTAAAAAGAAAATTAAAAGAGGTATTTGAGGATGATAAACTGATAAGTTCTACTAAGCTTAAAAAATCCGAAATACGAGAAGTAGAGTAA
- a CDS encoding acyl-CoA carboxylase subunit beta produces MDLTFNKNEDYNKQQVYELKTKLKKVYLGGGEKSAAKQKEKGKLLVRERIAYLLDEDKPVIELGAFAADGMYEAEGGCPSAGVVVKIGYVSGRQCVIVANDATVKAGAWFPMTAKKNLRAQEIAMENRLPIIYLVDSAGVYLPMQDEIFPDKEHFGRIFRNNAIMSSEGIVQISAIMGSCVAGGAYLPIMSDEAMIVDGTGSVFLAGSYLVKSAIGEDIDNETLGGATTHCEISGVTDYKHPNDQACLDSIRNIMSMLGAPQQAGFDRVKSALPKLNEQDIYGILPDNREKPYDMKEIILRLVDNSDFEEYKELYGQSIICGLGRIDGWAVGIVANQRKVVKSKKGEMQFGGVIYSDSADKASRFIMNCNQKKIPLVFLQDVTGFMVGSRSEHGGIIKDGAKMVNAVSNSVVPKFTIVVGNSYGAGNYAMCGKAYDPRLIYAWPSAKVAVMGGAQAAKVLLQIQESALKGKGETLEEETKNKLLNDITDRYNSQTTPYYAASRLWVDGVIDPLETRKVISMGIEAANQAPITKPFNVGIIQT; encoded by the coding sequence ATGGATTTGACATTTAATAAAAACGAAGATTACAACAAGCAACAAGTTTATGAGCTAAAGACCAAGCTGAAGAAAGTTTACTTGGGTGGAGGCGAAAAAAGTGCTGCTAAACAAAAAGAAAAAGGTAAGCTGTTGGTAAGAGAGCGAATTGCTTATTTGTTGGACGAAGATAAGCCAGTAATTGAATTGGGCGCTTTTGCTGCTGATGGAATGTATGAAGCAGAAGGCGGTTGCCCTAGTGCTGGCGTGGTAGTAAAAATTGGCTACGTTTCTGGGCGGCAATGTGTAATAGTTGCCAATGATGCTACGGTTAAAGCTGGGGCTTGGTTCCCGATGACGGCAAAGAAAAATCTGCGTGCCCAAGAAATCGCCATGGAAAATCGTTTGCCCATCATTTATTTGGTAGATAGTGCAGGTGTTTACTTGCCAATGCAGGATGAAATTTTCCCTGATAAAGAACATTTTGGACGTATTTTTAGAAACAACGCCATCATGTCTTCTGAAGGAATTGTACAAATTTCGGCAATAATGGGTTCTTGCGTTGCGGGCGGTGCTTATTTGCCCATCATGAGCGACGAAGCCATGATTGTAGATGGAACGGGTTCTGTGTTTTTAGCAGGATCTTACTTGGTAAAATCGGCCATAGGCGAAGATATCGATAACGAAACTTTGGGTGGTGCTACCACGCACTGTGAAATCTCTGGCGTTACCGATTACAAACATCCTAACGACCAAGCTTGCTTAGATAGCATTCGAAACATCATGAGTATGCTAGGTGCGCCACAGCAAGCAGGTTTTGATAGGGTAAAATCGGCTTTGCCCAAATTAAATGAGCAAGATATTTACGGAATTTTGCCTGATAACCGCGAAAAGCCTTACGATATGAAGGAGATTATTTTGCGTTTGGTAGATAATTCTGATTTTGAAGAATACAAAGAATTGTACGGGCAAAGCATTATTTGTGGTTTGGGGCGTATAGATGGTTGGGCAGTGGGTATCGTGGCCAACCAGCGCAAAGTAGTAAAATCTAAAAAAGGCGAGATGCAGTTTGGCGGAGTAATTTATTCTGACAGTGCCGATAAAGCCAGTCGTTTCATCATGAACTGCAACCAAAAGAAAATCCCTTTGGTGTTTTTACAAGATGTAACTGGATTTATGGTGGGTAGTAGATCTGAGCATGGCGGTATCATTAAAGACGGTGCTAAAATGGTAAATGCGGTTTCCAATTCTGTGGTGCCTAAATTTACCATTGTGGTGGGCAATTCTTATGGTGCGGGTAATTATGCCATGTGTGGTAAGGCGTACGATCCGAGGTTAATTTACGCTTGGCCTAGCGCTAAAGTGGCAGTAATGGGAGGTGCGCAAGCAGCAAAAGTATTGTTACAAATTCAAGAGAGTGCGCTAAAAGGTAAAGGCGAAACGTTAGAAGAAGAAACAAAAAATAAATTGCTGAACGATATTACTGATAGATACAACTCGCAAACTACGCCTTACTATGCGGCATCACGTTTATGGGTTGATGGTGTAATAGATCCTTTGGAAACTAGAAAAGTAATCTCGATGGGAATTGAAGCGGCAAACCAAGCACCAATTACCAAACCTTTTAATGTTGGAATAATTCAAACCTAA
- a CDS encoding BlaI/MecI/CopY family transcriptional regulator, with amino-acid sequence MRELTKAEEQIMLILWELKEAIVKEVIDKMDPPKPAYNTVSTVIRVLEGKGFVDHKAVGNTHIYFPTISEEQYKHFAFDKVMNNYFENSYESLVSFLVNEKKMDMAQLDEIIAIAEQLKNKK; translated from the coding sequence ATGAGAGAATTAACAAAAGCCGAAGAACAAATTATGCTGATACTTTGGGAACTAAAAGAAGCCATTGTAAAAGAGGTAATTGATAAAATGGACCCTCCAAAGCCAGCCTATAACACGGTTTCTACAGTAATCAGGGTTTTAGAAGGCAAGGGCTTTGTAGATCACAAGGCTGTTGGCAATACGCATATTTACTTCCCTACCATTAGCGAAGAGCAGTACAAGCATTTTGCTTTCGACAAGGTAATGAACAACTATTTCGAAAACAGTTACGAAAGCTTGGTATCGTTTCTTGTGAACGAGAAGAAGATGGATATGGCTCAACTAGATGAAATTATTGCGATTGCCGAACAACTTAAAAATAAAAAGTGA
- the tgt gene encoding tRNA guanosine(34) transglycosylase Tgt has translation MKFNLQAKDPNSKARAGVISTAHGDIQTPIFMPVGTAGTVKAVHQKELKEDIKAQIILGNTYHLYLRPGLDILEPAGGLHKFIGWDRPILTDSGGYQVYSLSKVRKIKEEGVTFRSHIDGSKHLFTPEYAMDIQRTIGADIIMAFDECTPYPCDYKYAANSINMTHRWLKRCCHRFDTTEPKYGYDQTLFPIVQGSIYKDLRVKSAEFIASMDREGNAIGGLSVGEPAEEMYAMTEVVCDILPYEKPRYLMGVGTPVNILENIALGVDMFDCVMPTRNARNGMLFTRNGMINITNKKWANDFSPIDADSDLLADQVYSKAYLRHLMHSKEILGAQIATLHNLHFYLWLVNEAREKIIAGEFYEWKNKMVTILGTKL, from the coding sequence ATGAAATTTAATTTACAGGCAAAAGATCCTAATTCTAAAGCAAGAGCAGGCGTAATTAGCACGGCTCACGGCGATATACAAACCCCTATTTTTATGCCTGTAGGCACTGCCGGAACAGTAAAAGCAGTGCACCAAAAAGAATTAAAAGAAGATATTAAAGCTCAAATTATTTTGGGCAATACTTACCATTTATACCTTCGTCCGGGACTGGATATTTTAGAGCCCGCTGGCGGTTTACATAAATTTATTGGTTGGGATAGGCCTATTTTAACCGATAGTGGTGGTTACCAAGTGTATTCGTTAAGCAAAGTGCGTAAAATTAAAGAAGAGGGTGTTACTTTTCGTTCGCACATTGACGGTTCTAAGCATTTGTTTACACCAGAATATGCAATGGATATTCAGCGTACCATTGGTGCCGACATTATTATGGCTTTTGATGAATGTACGCCCTACCCTTGTGATTATAAATACGCTGCCAACTCCATTAACATGACGCACCGTTGGCTAAAACGTTGCTGCCATAGGTTTGACACCACCGAACCAAAATACGGTTACGACCAAACACTTTTCCCTATTGTACAAGGCTCGATTTATAAAGATTTGAGGGTAAAATCTGCAGAGTTTATTGCCTCAATGGACCGCGAAGGAAATGCCATTGGTGGCTTATCTGTAGGCGAACCCGCCGAAGAAATGTACGCCATGACTGAAGTGGTTTGCGACATTTTACCTTACGAAAAACCACGATATTTGATGGGCGTGGGTACTCCAGTCAATATTCTGGAGAATATTGCGTTAGGAGTAGATATGTTTGATTGTGTAATGCCCACCAGAAATGCCCGTAATGGAATGCTTTTTACCAGAAATGGGATGATTAACATTACCAACAAGAAATGGGCAAACGATTTTTCGCCAATTGACGCGGATAGCGATTTACTAGCCGACCAAGTATATTCTAAAGCTTATTTACGTCATTTAATGCACAGCAAAGAGATTTTGGGTGCACAAATTGCAACTTTACACAATCTTCATTTTTACCTTTGGCTGGTAAACGAGGCTCGCGAAAAAATTATTGCTGGCGAGTTTTATGAGTGGAAAAACAAAATGGTTACTATCTTAGGAACAAAACTGTAA
- a CDS encoding glycosyltransferase, translating to MEFNILEICLLSALAICFLIHLYYVLGVHLKLAQYRIQELPSSNGKPISIIICARNERENLEKYLPSIFEQDYPNFEVVVVNDRSWDGTADFLEELEKIHANLKVVHVREGEKFIAGKKFAVTMGIKAASHDWLVFTDADCEPATKNWLTAMQLPADNKVEILLGYSPYFKKRSLLNALIRFETFFTAVNYLSFALKGMPYMGVGRNMAYKKSLFFKSKGFAAHMHIPSGDDDLFVNANATPSNTMIQIHKDAHVWSEPKTSFLAYLRQKKRHVGAGSFYKTKHKFILSAQITVQFFFYALTITLACFPSTHFIAVGAFLLSLVVRCFVYPKLLKRLNYGSLSWWFPILDIILMFFLVLNALLSVFVKKVHWK from the coding sequence GTGGAATTTAATATACTCGAAATCTGCTTATTATCGGCGCTCGCAATTTGCTTTTTAATACACCTTTATTATGTATTGGGTGTTCATTTGAAATTGGCGCAATATCGCATTCAGGAATTGCCATCGTCTAATGGTAAGCCTATCAGTATAATTATTTGCGCCCGTAACGAACGCGAAAATCTAGAAAAGTACCTGCCTAGCATTTTTGAACAAGACTACCCTAATTTTGAAGTGGTGGTGGTAAATGATCGCTCTTGGGATGGTACGGCCGATTTTTTAGAGGAGTTAGAAAAGATACATGCCAACCTAAAAGTTGTTCATGTAAGAGAAGGCGAAAAGTTTATAGCGGGTAAAAAATTTGCTGTTACCATGGGCATTAAAGCGGCTAGCCACGATTGGCTGGTTTTTACCGATGCAGATTGTGAACCTGCCACTAAAAATTGGCTAACGGCAATGCAATTGCCTGCCGATAATAAAGTAGAAATTTTGCTAGGTTATTCGCCTTACTTTAAAAAAAGAAGTTTGTTAAACGCTTTGATCCGTTTCGAAACGTTTTTTACGGCGGTTAATTATTTATCGTTTGCTTTAAAAGGAATGCCTTATATGGGCGTAGGTAGAAATATGGCTTACAAGAAATCGTTGTTTTTTAAAAGCAAAGGCTTTGCGGCACACATGCACATTCCTTCTGGCGATGATGATTTATTTGTGAATGCCAATGCAACGCCGAGCAACACCATGATCCAAATTCATAAAGATGCACACGTGTGGAGCGAACCTAAAACCTCGTTTTTAGCTTATTTAAGGCAGAAGAAAAGACACGTTGGTGCTGGGAGTTTTTACAAGACCAAACACAAGTTCATTCTATCTGCGCAAATTACGGTACAATTCTTCTTTTATGCACTTACCATAACTTTGGCCTGTTTTCCTAGTACGCACTTCATTGCGGTTGGCGCTTTTCTTTTGAGTTTAGTTGTGAGGTGTTTTGTTTATCCAAAATTGTTGAAACGCTTAAATTACGGTAGCTTAAGTTGGTGGTTCCCTATTTTAGATATCATTTTGATGTTTTTTTTAGTGCTAAATGCATTGCTATCTGTATTTGTAAAAAAGGTACATTGGAAATAG
- the rsmG gene encoding 16S rRNA (guanine(527)-N(7))-methyltransferase RsmG, whose amino-acid sequence MVKPDIIFKYFKDLTPTQVKQFEQLFDLYSLWNSQINVISRKDIEELYERHILHSLGIAKFCTFKPGEKVLDVGCGGGFPGIPLAILFPETDFHLVDSIGKKIKVVTEVAAALGLKNVKASHSRAEQITDKYNFVVSRAVTRLGEFYPWVRGKFAKENINAVRNGILYLKGGDLTEEIKESKLKAELYPLSAYFEEDFFETKYVVYVPQ is encoded by the coding sequence ATGGTAAAACCCGATATCATCTTCAAGTATTTTAAGGATTTAACGCCTACTCAGGTAAAGCAGTTTGAGCAACTTTTTGATTTATATAGTTTGTGGAACTCGCAAATTAATGTGATTTCTAGAAAAGATATTGAGGAGCTGTACGAACGTCACATTTTACATTCGTTAGGTATTGCCAAATTTTGTACGTTTAAACCTGGTGAGAAAGTGTTGGATGTAGGTTGTGGAGGTGGTTTTCCGGGCATTCCGTTGGCTATTTTGTTTCCAGAAACTGATTTTCATTTGGTAGATTCTATCGGTAAAAAAATAAAAGTAGTTACCGAAGTTGCAGCGGCATTGGGTTTAAAAAACGTAAAAGCGTCGCACAGTAGGGCAGAGCAAATTACCGATAAATATAATTTTGTAGTATCGAGAGCGGTAACTCGTTTGGGCGAGTTTTATCCGTGGGTACGAGGTAAATTTGCTAAAGAAAACATCAATGCCGTTAGAAATGGTATTCTTTACCTTAAAGGTGGCGATTTAACCGAGGAGATTAAGGAAAGTAAACTGAAAGCAGAGTTGTATCCACTTTCAGCTTATTTTGAGGAAGATTTCTTTGAAACTAAGTATGTGGTTTATGTGCCGCAGTAA
- a CDS encoding gliding motility-associated C-terminal domain-containing protein: MPKLTKLPISTSIEATKKYGSKIGKNGAVVITGKNLVSTPPPPIMLSAAPASPPKVKNGQISPPPPPIEAPPSGKKLKKFPPPVIKHNENISDANKEKTNNSNKEQTSIDRSKGDKLVISAGGMQTKVLAVYDRWGKEVYHSEDYQNNWDGSEGNINEAANKELAAGTYFYIVSYKQNKNTSRKGWILIKGNSSKAMPKDNLDKTSSLKRVSNYQTKDHQKATTTKTTPQNRNNVFFKAWTLYKPKVEENKNDNC, encoded by the coding sequence TTGCCGAAGCTGACGAAATTACCTATCTCAACAAGCATTGAAGCAACAAAAAAGTATGGCAGTAAAATTGGAAAAAATGGTGCTGTGGTAATTACTGGGAAGAACTTAGTAAGCACTCCTCCACCGCCGATAATGCTATCGGCGGCGCCAGCAAGTCCACCAAAAGTTAAGAATGGCCAGATTAGTCCTCCACCTCCACCCATAGAAGCTCCACCTTCAGGCAAAAAGCTTAAAAAATTTCCACCTCCCGTAATAAAACATAACGAAAATATAAGCGACGCTAATAAAGAAAAAACAAATAACAGCAATAAAGAACAAACTTCGATAGACCGAAGCAAAGGCGATAAATTAGTAATATCGGCTGGTGGCATGCAAACCAAGGTTTTAGCAGTTTACGATAGATGGGGAAAGGAAGTATATCATAGTGAAGATTATCAAAATAACTGGGATGGCAGTGAGGGAAACATTAACGAAGCAGCCAATAAGGAGCTAGCCGCTGGAACCTATTTTTATATTGTTTCATATAAGCAAAACAAAAATACTTCTAGAAAAGGCTGGATATTGATAAAAGGAAATAGCTCAAAAGCGATGCCTAAAGATAATTTAGATAAAACAAGTTCTTTAAAAAGGGTTAGCAACTACCAAACGAAAGATCATCAAAAGGCTACAACAACTAAAACTACACCACAAAACCGAAACAACGTTTTCTTCAAAGCTTGGACTTTATACAAACCAAAAGTAGAAGAAAACAAAAATGATAATTGTTAA